From the Bacillus sp. FJAT-22090 genome, the window AAACCTAGTAAAGAGAACCAAGGAAAGGTACTACTGTGGAAGAAAAGAAATAGTGCAAAGTCTGCTACGATAAATAAAGCGAAAAATACTTGGTTTAATATTTTTAGTTCTTCTACATTATATTTTGTCACATTCAATCTCCTTTCTCCTGCGAAGAATATATTTTATAGATATATATTGTATAATAATGATACAAAACAACTGTTCACCATTTTACTCTTTTTTTTCATAAAATCTACACATTTTTTATTACAAACAAAAAGTTCTTTTTTTCTGAAAATAAAATTTAAATTCTCATCTATTTACAATTAAACAGGAAAGGTATATTGTGTTAGTGATACAAAACAACTAATTAATGAATAAATTGCCGCTGGATAAATATTACACATTTCTTTTGCTAACAGGAGGAAACACCATGCCAAATATCGGAGTACCGGGTTTAATTATCATTTTAGTAATTGCCCTAATCGTATTCGGTCCATCAAAACTACCTCAATTAGGTAAAGCAGTTGGACAAACGTTAAGAGAATTTAAAAACTCAACTAAAGATATCGTAGACGAAGTAGCAGATGAATTTAAAATAGACAATAAAGAATCTTTGGATAAAAAGAAAAGCTAATAAAAAGCCGACTATTGGCTAATAGTCGGCTTTTGTTATGGAGTTGTTGAGATTAATGGCTAAGCCATAGAATCGAATGGTTCAGCAAAAAAATCAGATAGTTAAGTACAAAAAATCAGATTTAATAAATAGAGAATAGATTTCATCCTTTGTTTACTTGAAGGGAGGAGGGGATAGTAGGTTGTGCTCCCATTTGAGTAACAACATATGTCGCAATTTTTGTTGCAAATGAGATACTATCTCTTAATGAGCTTCCTTGACATAAACCTACAGCTAATGCCCCATTAAACGCATCGCCAGCTCCCGTTGTATCCGTAGCTTCTACTACCTTTGTTTTTACGTATCCATATTCATTACTATTCATATAATAGGAGCCTTTTTCTCCTAACGTAACAACAACTGCATCTACTCCTTTTTTAAGTAATAGGGAGCATGCATGGAAAAGGTCTTCCTCGGTTTCCGTTTTTAAACCAGTAAGTATTTCTAACTCAGTTTCATTAGGTGTTAAAATAGAAACTTTACTCAATAAAGAGTCACTTATTTTTTGTGCAGGTGCAGGATTTAAGATAATATGTACATTTTTTTTAGCAGCAATATCAGCAGCCATTTCAACTGCTTGCATCGGAATTTCCAACTGTAAGAGGAGAACGTCACTAGCTTCAATTAACTTTCTATCTGTATGGATTTGGTCAGCAGTAACTAGAAAGTTTGCTCCGGGAAATAGTACGATTGAGTTTTCTCCAGAGTCAGCTACTTGAATTATTGCTTGCCCAGTCAACCCAACTTTTTGGACTGAATCAGTATTTACCCCTTTAGCTTGTAAGTTTTGCTTAACTTGTTCCCCGAAGTTATCTGCACCTACATTACCTATAAAATAAACTTTAGCTCCTAACTGACTAGCAGTAACAGCTTGATTTGCTCCTTTTCCTCCAAAAAACAACTCATGTTTTGTACTGTGTAACGTTTCGCCTGCTTTTACAATATGCGGAACTAGGTATACAAGATCCATATTAGTGCTCCCTACAACTGTTATATTCATGAATTGTTATACTCCTTCCTTAACGAGTTTTTAAAATTACTTCCACTAATTGACTCTTTGATAGAATTCCAGGTGGAAATTTAAGTAGTTTCGCAATTTGAGCTACAGCAGGAGGTTTTAACATGCTTTTTTCTAAAATGTCTGCATTATAAAAAACCATTTGTGCATTGTCATCTGCTACTAATTTTCGGTTCGCCATTACAACGATACGTGTAAAATAGTCCGTTACAAATTCCATGTCATGAGTAATGGTGATTACAGACTTCTGCTTTTCTTCTAATACTTGAAGTAAATTACCAAGTACTTGCAAACCAATCTTGTCTTGACCTGCAGTTGGCTCATCTAAAATGATAATATCAGAATCCATTGCTAATACAGACGCAATTGTTACAAACTTTCTAACGGAATAAGGTAAGTTATATGGGTTTTCTTCTGCAAATTCGGAAATGCCACATAATTTCATCGCCCAAGCTGTTAATTCATCTACACGGTTGGGTTCAAATCCCATATTTTTTGGTCCAAAACGGACCTCGGATTCAACATCATTATGGAATATTTGATCGTCTGGGTTTTGGAATACATATCCTACCTTCCTCGAAACTTGCGCTGTAGTATGATCTTTCGTATCCCAGTCCCCAACTAATACGTTACCTTCCGTAGGTTTTAACAAACCATTCATAAGCTTTACTGCAGTTGTTTTCCCTGCTCCATTTTGACCTACAATTGCTACGCGCTCCCCAGTTTCAATGGATAGAGTAAGGTTTTCAAGTGCTTTTGTTCCGTCTGGATATGAAAAGCTTACATTATTTAAGTGAAGTTCTGTCATATTCATTCACTCCAGTCATATTTAATGCTTCCGCTAGTTCTATATCACGTACAGGAAGGAAAGAAAGTGGCATCCCTAAGTTTTGTAGTTGTAGTGCAATTTCCGTCACATGTGGGTATTGGATTTCATACTTTCTAAACGCGGGATTTGCAAATACTTCACGAACAGGCCCATTCATTACTAACTCACCTTCGTGCATAACAAGCAAATTATCAGCGTATTCAGCGATTAAATCCATTTTATGTTCGACTAAAACAATGGTTTTGCCACGCTCTTTCATTAATCGAATAATATCAAAAATTTGTTCCGTACCAATAGGGTCGAGTTGGGAAGTCGGTTCATCAATGACCAATATATCTGGATCCATAACGATTATGGATGCAAGAGCAACACGTTGTCTTTGTCCACCTGAGAGATCGAAGGGATTTTTGTCACGTAAATGCTCAATCTTAACTAGTGTTAGTACTTCTTCGACCCGTTTTTTTATCTCTTCCACAGGAACGCCTAGGTTTTCTAAGCCATATGCAACTTCCTCGAATACATTATCTTTTACTCCAGACACTTGAATAAAAGGATTTTGAAATACATATCCTACTTTTTCTCCAAGTTGGCCTAATTGATAATCAGACATTCTTTTTTTGTCTACGATAACTTCTCCTTCTAAATCCCCTTTATAAAAATGTGGAATGAACCCGCGAATTGTATTACAAAGTGTTGTTTTACCAGAACCATTATTACCGATAATTGCTGTAAATTTCCCTCTTTCTATTGAAAATGACACATTTTTTAATACAAAATCATCGCTTACTGGATAGCGATAAGACACATTTTTTAAATCAATCATTACTGTCATAAGAAAAACCTCCATACAAGTAGACCTATTAAGATTAGTAAATAGATTAATGGTAAAATACGGTCTGCAGTATTTTTAGTTAATTGGTGTAGGCTTGTCTTTTTTACTGGTGCTGAAAATGCACGCGATTCAAGCGTTATTGCTCGTTCTTCGGTTCCTGCTATTGAGGATAAAATAAGGGGCGTTAGTGTTGGTATAAAAGCTTTAGCGCGAACAAGTAAAGAGCCTTCTGTTTCTACACCGCGAGTTTTTTGTGCTTCCATAATTGTGTTAGCTTGACGACGCATTTCGGGAATAATTTGAAGTGTTGATAACACCACATAGGCTCCCATTGGTGGAAGACCCTTATCTTCTAAAGACTTAACAAAATCTCGTACCTCAGTTATGCGGAAAAATAATATAAATGCAGATCCTATAGCGAGAATTCGAGATGTCAATAATAGCCCATAATTCAATCCTTCTTGTTTGATTTTAAAAATTCCCCATTCCCAAAGTACATTTTCACCAGGGTAGAACAACATTTGCATAATGAATACGATGATTAATACACTTAATAATGCCTTTAAAACAATATTAAGAAATTCTTTCGTTACACCTGCAAGCATTGCAATTAGTACTAAAACAGGGAAGATAGTAAAGGCAAAAATATATCCAGGCATAATAAGTACTATTCCTAAAATAAAGAGAGAGAAATAGAATTTTGTCATTGGATGAAGTTGAAGTAAAAGATTCTGTTTCAAATAAAATACGCCCCCTTGTAAAAATAATCTCTTCCCGTTAAATTGTTTAATCAACAAGTTGAACGAGAAGAGTTGAAATCATTTCTTGTTATTACGCTTCATATATAAATCTCCATAATTCATTTTAGATAAATAGCGATCTGACATACCTTTAACGATAAAGTAAACGACTAATACAGAAACAACCTTATCCGCTACTTCAGTGATAAAGCTGGAAGAAAAAACTGCTGTCCATAATTGTTGCCCAGATGCTAAGAAAGTAGCGGTAATTAGAGAAGAGGTATTTCCTGTTGCTCCTCCAAATACTAGAACTGTTATTGGTGCAGAGACAATTACGGCTATAAAAGTAATAATGATACCGGAAACAATGGTTTTAGGTACGTTTTTGAAGAATCCGTATTTAGAAAGATAACCTGCTCCAATACCAATCGCCATAGATGTTAATGCATAGGGTAAATATACCGGGTTGAAAATAGCATTAATTAGGTTTGTTATAAGGCCTGCTAGTAGTGCAACCCAAGGACCTGCAATTACACCCACTAGTATCGTTCCAATAGTGTCTAAGAAAATAGGTAACCGAAGTACATTGGCTAACTGAAAACCTACTAGATTAATAGCTACAGCAATAGGAATTAGTAACATTGCCATCATATTAAAATCATCTTTAAAACTACGTTTCATACATTTCTCCCCTTTGTTATGTTATATTTAACCGATTTGACGGCTCATTATTTTAACGGCGTTCAGAAATTGTTCAACGAACTTCTCTCTGTGAACCGTATGTAATACTTTCACATTATGCGGAAGCCCAGTTCGTTGTGAATAGTCTACAACCGTTGTTCCTGCTGTATGTCTTCCTTCTAATTCAACAGCAACGTAACAATTATCCCCATCAAATAACTCAGGTGTCAGAACATAAGATACTGCACACAAATCATGTAAACGAATCCGTTTTTCAAAATCTGGTCCATGAAAAGCTGTTTGTTTTGCTGCATTTACATAAAAGCGAAGCATCTTGACTACCTTATGTGCAAAATCAGAGCCAATTTCCTCGATAGTCTTTAACTCTTCTAATGTGACATAAGCTTTATGTGTAACATCTAGTCCGCTCATCACAATTGGAATTCCGGATTGAAAAACAATTTCAGCTGCATGGGGATCAACGTAGACATTGAATTCCGTAGTTGGTGTCATATTTCCCCCAACAGCAGCTCCTCCCATATAGGAAATATATTTTATTTTTGATTTTACTTCAGGATGTGCTAATAAGAGAGCACCTACATTTGTCAGGGGACCAGTAGCTATTAGAACTATTTTTTCATCACTAGCTAATAATGTTTCTTTCATTGCTTCAATTGCATTTCGATTGCTTAAGCGAATAGTAGGTTCTGGGAAAGAGACATCACCAAGTCCGTTCTCGCCGTGGACGTCATCAGCAATTTCGAGTTTACGAAAAAATGGATTATTTAAACCTCTAGCAATCTCAATATCTCTTTTCATGTAACTAGTAAAGGCCAGTGCGTTGTTAATTGTTTTTTCTTGCGTTTGGTTTCCGGGCTCTGTCGTGATTAATTTGATATCCAATTCCGGATGTGCGAAGGCTAAGGTTAGTGCCATAACGTCATCTATCCCAGGATCACAGTCAATAATTACAGGTATGGTCATTTATTTACACCTCATTTTATTTGTTTCGTACTTTCTCTCACGATTAATGTAGGCTCAAAGACTATAGCCTCAGATTCTTTTT encodes:
- the rbsK gene encoding ribokinase, which encodes MNITVVGSTNMDLVYLVPHIVKAGETLHSTKHELFFGGKGANQAVTASQLGAKVYFIGNVGADNFGEQVKQNLQAKGVNTDSVQKVGLTGQAIIQVADSGENSIVLFPGANFLVTADQIHTDRKLIEASDVLLLQLEIPMQAVEMAADIAAKKNVHIILNPAPAQKISDSLLSKVSILTPNETELEILTGLKTETEEDLFHACSLLLKKGVDAVVVTLGEKGSYYMNSNEYGYVKTKVVEATDTTGAGDAFNGALAVGLCQGSSLRDSISFATKIATYVVTQMGAQPTIPSSLQVNKG
- a CDS encoding energy-coupling factor ABC transporter ATP-binding protein, with the translated sequence MTVMIDLKNVSYRYPVSDDFVLKNVSFSIERGKFTAIIGNNGSGKTTLCNTIRGFIPHFYKGDLEGEVIVDKKRMSDYQLGQLGEKVGYVFQNPFIQVSGVKDNVFEEVAYGLENLGVPVEEIKKRVEEVLTLVKIEHLRDKNPFDLSGGQRQRVALASIIVMDPDILVIDEPTSQLDPIGTEQIFDIIRLMKERGKTIVLVEHKMDLIAEYADNLLVMHEGELVMNGPVREVFANPAFRKYEIQYPHVTEIALQLQNLGMPLSFLPVRDIELAEALNMTGVNEYDRTSLK
- a CDS encoding nucleoside hydrolase, with translation MTIPVIIDCDPGIDDVMALTLAFAHPELDIKLITTEPGNQTQEKTINNALAFTSYMKRDIEIARGLNNPFFRKLEIADDVHGENGLGDVSFPEPTIRLSNRNAIEAMKETLLASDEKIVLIATGPLTNVGALLLAHPEVKSKIKYISYMGGAAVGGNMTPTTEFNVYVDPHAAEIVFQSGIPIVMSGLDVTHKAYVTLEELKTIEEIGSDFAHKVVKMLRFYVNAAKQTAFHGPDFEKRIRLHDLCAVSYVLTPELFDGDNCYVAVELEGRHTAGTTVVDYSQRTGLPHNVKVLHTVHREKFVEQFLNAVKIMSRQIG
- a CDS encoding energy-coupling factor transporter transmembrane component T gives rise to the protein MKQNLLLQLHPMTKFYFSLFILGIVLIMPGYIFAFTIFPVLVLIAMLAGVTKEFLNIVLKALLSVLIIVFIMQMLFYPGENVLWEWGIFKIKQEGLNYGLLLTSRILAIGSAFILFFRITEVRDFVKSLEDKGLPPMGAYVVLSTLQIIPEMRRQANTIMEAQKTRGVETEGSLLVRAKAFIPTLTPLILSSIAGTEERAITLESRAFSAPVKKTSLHQLTKNTADRILPLIYLLILIGLLVWRFFL
- a CDS encoding energy-coupling factor ABC transporter ATP-binding protein, with product MTELHLNNVSFSYPDGTKALENLTLSIETGERVAIVGQNGAGKTTAVKLMNGLLKPTEGNVLVGDWDTKDHTTAQVSRKVGYVFQNPDDQIFHNDVESEVRFGPKNMGFEPNRVDELTAWAMKLCGISEFAEENPYNLPYSVRKFVTIASVLAMDSDIIILDEPTAGQDKIGLQVLGNLLQVLEEKQKSVITITHDMEFVTDYFTRIVVMANRKLVADDNAQMVFYNADILEKSMLKPPAVAQIAKLLKFPPGILSKSQLVEVILKTR
- a CDS encoding ECF transporter S component; this translates as MKRSFKDDFNMMAMLLIPIAVAINLVGFQLANVLRLPIFLDTIGTILVGVIAGPWVALLAGLITNLINAIFNPVYLPYALTSMAIGIGAGYLSKYGFFKNVPKTIVSGIIITFIAVIVSAPITVLVFGGATGNTSSLITATFLASGQQLWTAVFSSSFITEVADKVVSVLVVYFIVKGMSDRYLSKMNYGDLYMKRNNKK
- the tatA gene encoding twin-arginine translocase TatA/TatE family subunit; this translates as MPNIGVPGLIIILVIALIVFGPSKLPQLGKAVGQTLREFKNSTKDIVDEVADEFKIDNKESLDKKKS